In Camelina sativa cultivar DH55 chromosome 13, Cs, whole genome shotgun sequence, the genomic window ACAGTAAAATTTAGACGTTGATAGCATACCCGAGAGATCAGTGAAACTTGAACGACCAACTCGGCAAGCAATGTCAAGTACACCATCAAAATCTAGTTTTTCCATGGCACCTACAAATTTGGGTGATTTGAGGGAGAATACATTGATGGAAGAATATTGATGCAGCACATTGGCATATTTATGGGCATACACAGAGACTACCACATTTAATTCATGTAAGGTGGTTGTTGGTAGCACACGACAgtgaaatacaattttaaactGTTCCTTGTTGTATCCTATAATGTATTGCGTCTCATAAAGATATAGAAAGAAGTGCGTAATCATTTGATATTGGAGGAGATATGAgaagaaaatgtttattaacTGGTGAAAGTTATTGTATTAAGGGGGATAAACAAACTTTGTTGAAGTTGTCAACTAAAGgagaaaattggaaaaaaatgcAGAGCAGAGTACTAGTTACTAAGTGAAGCGATAAAGAGAATGAGGGAAACAATAAAACGATGCTGGCAGTTTAGCACCCGATGCCATTAGAAACCACCCTAAACAGCTGTCCACATCACACAGTCTTAATGTAGAATCATATGACGAGGATGCTGATTTATAAGAACCAATGCCAATGTGAAACGATCTGAGTAAACCTGTTAACGAGTAACAGAATAAGGAGTCTCATTCCTGTGAAGAGGATGCAATGGATTCCATGTAACGAAAGCAATTAGTTCACTATGAAGCGAATGGAAGCTGTCAGCAACAGTATGTCAAACGAGAGTAACAATCGCAAGACAACTATAGTCAATATGCTGGAATTGTGCAGGAGGTCAGCATGTCGAGTTTTGAGGTTTATGACGTGGAGATGATTGGACCTAATCACCATCAATAGGAGAGCCATGAGGACATCCATGAGGTAGAGGATGGACTAGGAAAAATCTGTTCTCAGAATTTATCTACAAAAGATAAGGATATAAATCATAGTTAAAGGATGTTTGAAAACAGAAATGGTAGAGATGCATGATCCCCATCGGTGAAGACAGAGAAAGTGAGGAATTGGGGCTTAAGACACTTACAACATCCATAGTGGATAAGTCCAAATGTTTCGTTAAAGGAACTGGAGATAGAGTAGCAGGCAACATTGAACAGGAACGTGAAGCACTCATTGCATCAGTGACCAATGAACGTCTTCCGGATGTTACCTGGCAAAGCTGACGAGAGTAAGGACGATGGATTAGAGAGGGTGACAGGGTTTTTAGACAGTGAGAGTTGATGTAAGTTGAACCTGTTCTGGTTTTTTTCGCTTTCTGCATTTGAAACGTCCAACACGGTTTGATGTAACTACAAGCTCACCAGCAGCAGTGGATGGAGAAAAAGAATCAGACCGAGTTGGATGCGATGGTTGAGAAATACCTTTTGTTGCAACGTCAGTTTTAGTTCGGTTTGTAGATAAGATGTGTTTACCTCTAGAGTTGTCGTTGACAAGCAGCTCACCCAGATCAGCCAGCAAAGAATCTTTAAAATCTTTCACCTTCAACGTCACAATACCATCAACATCTTCTACATAACGGAAGACCTTAGATGGTTTACGATGATCTGTAACGACTGGTGACTCTGGGAGCACTTTGTAAAAGCTCTCAGCTTTGGTATGTTGTTTTTTGTGCTTTGATGAAGAACACAGAGATGGCAAAGAAGCATCACCACCAAAGGAGAAGGACTTGTCAAACTTGTAAGCAGATGAGATCAGCTCTTGTAATAGCTTACCTTTGTCGTCAACTTGGGCAGTGAGACAAAATTCTGTGTAATCTTGAAAAGGAAACGAAACCTGCAGCTGCAAAAACATATGAGACAAATGTGAGCAAAGATTTAGTACAATAATGTTGAGTAGTATTGTTGTATCTGACGACATACAGATGGATCATGTTCAACAGACAAAATGTTGTCGGTATGAAATGACTTGCACTTTGGAAGAGAGGTAAGAGTCTGGTCAAGAAACGTTGATTGATCTTCAGAATACAGGAGAATCTTCAAAAGCAACGGGATACATTTGAATGCAAGAAGCTGAATGGGAAGAGGGAACCCATGAACGGCAAGTGAtgattgtttgagtttttttattagAGATGGCTTATCTGGATTATAATCCCCAACTATGACCATTCTAAGGAGTCTTTTGAAAGCATGTCTCCCCCAAGGGTAATGAAGGAAGAAGTCAACATCTTTAACTATCTCCACAACTCCTGATGATGGTTTCACTGGTTGTGTTCTACACAGAAGAATTCCCTCAACAATAACAACTAACGCTAGTTTAAACTTACGCCAAGCTGGCATGTTTGTCTCACTCTTCAACAATTTGAGAAGGTCTTCAACAGTGGTTGCATGAAGGTTGTGGCCAATAAGGGTATACCAGTATGGAGCACAACCATCAGAATGAGTAGTTGGAGCGAGAAGGTTTGTTGCTGGGAGACAAGGCACACATGAAAGGCCAGTCAATTGTTCGAACTCCATCAATGAAAAGCGCAAAGGATGGCTGACATAAAAAAACCACATTTCATCACTATTAGGAATAAAAGTTGTCTACATAGCATCTGGTGGACTAGCTGGCCAGAGAGGGAACAATATCGAACAGGCAAGGAAAACAGAGCGCCAAGAGGAGATGCCAACAATTTTTCTAGCTCAGGCAAACTAGCGAGGTCTTGAATAGGAATTGATACGGACGACATGATCAGGGAGCTCACCTTGAACAAGTAGATGATGACAAAGTTAGAAAAGGAAGCGAGATATGGATGACGGCGAATGAAATAAAGAACAACAAGGCGAATGAAATAAACAAGGGGTAGAAACCACATGTTTGAGATATAGATACAGTAAACCATAAGACCGAAACACATATAGAACCCACACATAATGGCCTTAGCAAACAGAAAGCATAAGTGATACAACAAGTCAATTGTAAGGGTGAATCAAATAAAGAATAACAAGGTGAATGAAATAAACAAGCGATAGATACCACATGTATGAGATAGAGGTAAACTAAGCCCTAAGGACGGAAAGCATATGGAACCCAAACATGAGGAAGGGATAAACCCCTAAGGGCGAGATAGAGGTAAACTAAACCCTAAGGCCGAAAGACATATGGGTAAAACTGGGGACATGTCCGGAGAAGGAAGAGagtcaaaaaattgaaaaataaacaaaattggtACAAGTACTATGAAATACGAACCTCCATGGTGTCGCAAGTGCTCAGAAATCGTCAAGTTGCAGTCAATTGTAGCGATCTCAAATCTTCAATTAGGAGATCGAACTGATATAGTAATCTGGAAAGGGAGACAACACAAACGTTGTAGCTGAGATTGTGAAATTGAACTGGACCAATGCAAAGTAATATAATATGAGAGCGCAGATCTGAGAGGGTCCGAATGAGGGTGACAATGAATTTGAGTAATTTAGACTTAATTTGTGAGATAgatattatcttcttcttcaaacaacTCATTGATGGTGAAGAGACGTTAAAATCAGAGGGAAAAAGAGTGAGTGTTGCGAAAATTAACTGTCGACAATCTATTTCTCtgcacaaaattttttttaaaaacaattaataaaaagaaaatatatttgtattgcTGGTTAGGGATAATTATGTCATTTGACAACAGAAAAAATGCCTAAATGTCGAAGGACAGACAAAAATCCCTAAATTGATAGTACtcttcaaaaataataacaatctcGTAATTAACTCTTAAATGAATAGAGTGAGATCATTTAAgttttctccaaaaaaacaaaagattgagATCATTTAaggaaacagaaaaagaaaaaaaaaaagaaaaaagaaaaaaagaagaaagagcgGGACACGTGGGAGCATATTAGTGGTTGAATACAATTGTTCCTGGAAAAGAAGTCTATGATTGGATTTGGGGAAACCAGAGTCGCATTTTGTAGTTTCCGATCAGACATTAAGACAAACAGTTGGTGTGCGTTTCGTAATTGGAAGGGATGAAGTACGTGTTGGTGACTGGAGGAGTGGTGAGTGGGCTTGGCAAAGGCGTTACAGCTAGTAGTATCGGCGTCGTGCTTAAAGCTTGTGGCCTTCGAGTTACCTCCATTAAAATTGGTTTaagatctcttctctctctccactcCTCTGTTTGTTAGTTTCACACAATAAAGTctgagcctttttttttttggaattgatcTTATACAGATCCATATTTGAACACTGATGCTGGTACTATGTCCCCTTTTGAACATGGAGAGGTCTTTGTACTCGATGATGGTGGAgaggttttcttgttttctttacacTCTACACTACTACTGTTTCGTAAAGCCATCTCTCTCAGTTTAATTCACTGATACATATATAGTTGCCTAAAGAATGTAATAAATATCGCTGTTTGACTTGTGTTCCATGTCTAAAGGTTGACCTTGATTTGGGGAACTACGAAAGATTTCTCGATGTGACACTAACCAAAGACAACAACATAACTACTGGAAAGATATATCAGGTgctcatatatattttgtcttgTGTTAGATATGTGATGTTGTTAACTTTAACGTGCTTAACGTGaacgttttctccttttttctttctcaaccaGTCTGTTCTTGACAAGGAACGCAAAGGCGACTACCTTGGAAAGACTGTTCAGGTAAAACTTTGTGTGGTTGAATTAGTAGGATTGTGTTGTACGTTGCTCATGTGATGTGATTCCAATTTAAATCcgggttttgtttttaaggttGTTCCACACATTACTGATGCAATCAAGGGTTGGATTGAGTCAGTCTCTCTGATTCCTGTGGATGGAAAGGAAGGCCAAGCTGATGTTTGTGTTATTGAGCTGGGAGGAACTGTTGGTACGTTACCATACCATTCATATCTTGGTTCTCGTTTACTTACTTAATTAAAGATCCTTAAatctacttttctttttctgctgCTTATATGATAGGTGACATCGAATCAATGCCTTTTATCGAGGCCTTGAGACAATTGTCATTCTCAGTTGGTAAGCCTGTGAATCTTTCTTTTCTGGAGAAACTAAGTATGCTTTCTTTCAGTGGTTCTCTACTTTATTCTTGATGATGTTTGTTCATATTTCCCTTGCTAGGACAAGAAAATTTTTGCCTGATTCACGTGAGCTTGATTCCCGTTCTGGGGGTTGTTGGGGAACAGGTATATTTCTTACCTGCTCAAGCCCTGGACTACTTTACATCCCATTAAATGATGGTTAACTTTAAATTCTGTTTTAACCTTCATGCAGAAAACAAAGCCAACCCAACACAGTGTCCGAGAACTAAGAGCTTTGGGATTGACACCTCACTTTTTGGCATGTCGCTCTGCTCAGGTATCGCTTCAAATTCAGTCAGATCAGTTATAATTCGCATACACCTTGGTAAATTTTTGTCCAGTCACAGTTGCTGCAGAGTCTTGACAtgtcttttttgtctttttctacaGCCACTGCTGGAAGCTACAAAGGCAAAATTGTCTCAGTTTTGTCATGTGGCGGTATAAGTTTTGTATGAAGTCTATGTTATGTATTTACTGAACTGATGTATATCTTATGCGGTTGGGATCTCATATCACTTGATGACTTCTTACAGGCAGCTAATATTCTCAATATCCATGATGTTCCAAACATTTGGCATGTTCCTCTCCTACTCCGTGTAAGTTGGATGCATTTTAGGCTCTTCCAAGAAAAGGAAATAGAAATATGTGTTTTGTTATTGAAGTTGTTTTTTCCATGTATTTGCAGAATCAAAACGCTCATCACTCGATTCTCAAACAACTGAATCTAACTAGGTTAGTCTCATTTCTTACGGTGTTCATTACATCCGATATCATAATTGAACACTTTCAGCGTAACATGAGATTCCATATAACTCATCTCTTTCAGCGTTGCAACAGAACCTGATCTGGATAGCTGGACTAAGATGGCTGAGACTTTTGATAACTTGACAAATCATGTGTGTATTTTACAGCTGGCTAGTACAACTTTGTTTTAGAGCCTTGACTTTTCTTATTCAAAGGGACTGTACTTTTCTTTATGCACAGGTCAAAATTGCTATGGTTGGAAAGTACATTGGTCTAACGGATTCTTATCTGTCGGTTGTTAAGGTAAACTTGGAAAGTAAATCTTAGACTTTGGTCTTCTACCGCATTTGCTTtgctcttcattttttttccttcttcattgCAGGCCCTTCTTCATGCCTGCATTGCATGTTCATTGAAGCCACATATCGAATGGATTGCAGCTTCAGATCTTGATGAAGAAAGTGAGAAATcggtatatattattaatgactTTGATCTTCCTGAAACTTTCTGATCCagattttttactttcactATCACGGTTTTCCTATTAATCATCACTTTCTCCTTTGCAGACTCCGGAGGCACATGCTGCTGCTTGGAAGATCTTGAAGGTGAGAATATCAGTCTTAGGATTCTCTGATTTGAATATTTAGTCCATAACCTCTCCACTTGTGTATTGAAAAGGAGACATTTGTTTGCCGACAGACAATTTTTAGTCactgtttttggttgtttgtagAGCGCAGAATGCATCCTGGTTCCTGGTGGTTTTGGAGATCGTGGCGTGAACGGAATGGTTTTAGCAGCCAAATACGCTAGAGACAACAAAATTCCTTATCTTGGGATCTGCTTGGGGATGCAAATTGCAGTAATTGAGTTTGCCAGATCTGTAAGAAATATAGTATCTTGTAAACTCTGAACTAACAGCTTCAACTTGCTGTCTTCCTAAGACtatttcttatctttcttcttcttattctgtGACATTGGTTTCAGGTTTTGGGCTTGGAAAGAGCAAATAGCACCGAGTTCGATGCTCAGACACCTGACCCTGTTGTTATATTTATGCCAGAAGTATGTATTCCAAACATGTATTCAGAGACCTATCAACGGAGTCCGTCCTGTTCATTCTCTCACTGTTATTGATATTTCCCCTTACAGGGCTCAAGAACACATATGGGAAGCACAATGAGACTTGGATCCCGAAGAACACATTTACAGAACCGAGACTCTCTCACTTCAAAACTGTAAGTTTGCACTTATCTTTGTCGTTTCCTTGTAGTTTTCAGTTCACGGTTTAAAGACAGCAAGTTGTTTTTTTCTCCGGGCATTTACCAGATACGGTGACGTTTGTTACCTAGACGAAAGGCATAGACACCGTTACGAGGTTGGTATTTCATTAACGGTGGTAAGCTGGTCTAAAGTGAATGTATGTACAACAACGATGTGACAAAAGgtgtatttatataataatgatGGTAGGTGAATCCAGAAGTAGCTCAAGTACTTGAAGAAGCTGGTTTAAGACTTGTGGGTAAAGATGATACAGGGAAACGAGTTgaggtatataaaaaaaaaagaaaacaccatcTTAGTGTTTggtctcttgtttgttttggtttcttttttttttctgcaaaatctttttgtttcaacaGGTGATTGAGTTTCAAGATCATCCATTTTATGTTGGAGTTCAGTTTCATCCAGAGTTTAAGTCAAGACCCACTAGaccttctcctctgtttttagGCAAGTCTTGATTTTTCTGACTATCTTTTGTCTCATATTCCTGATCGTAGAAGCTCGATTCAGATTTGTAATATGGAAAAGTCTTTTACAGGATTTATTTTGGCTGCGAGGAAGCTTCTTCAGGCACATTTGAGAAATTGAGTTGAAAGCTCTTCATTCCTCGTTTATACagtttgtacatatatatttaagaataaaGCCGATCGAGAATACATTTTGTCTTAAAACTGAAAGACAAAGACAGGCAAAGACATCTTCTCTTACAAGTGACAACATTGAAATGTAAAGCTGCTTAATAATTTAAGACTCTTTACTTCCAGTTTAGGTGTCCTGTGTTTTTGTTAGCAACTGATCGTGACAAAACCAATCAACATTAGTTTTTTAGTCACTAAGAAAAGGACATGATtggaaactaaaataaataataataatataattctacGTAGAGGATAT contains:
- the LOC104737317 gene encoding CTP synthase-like isoform X1, coding for MKYVLVTGGVVSGLGKGVTASSIGVVLKACGLRVTSIKIDPYLNTDAGTMSPFEHGEVFVLDDGGEVDLDLGNYERFLDVTLTKDNNITTGKIYQSVLDKERKGDYLGKTVQVVPHITDAIKGWIESVSLIPVDGKEGQADVCVIELGGTVGDIESMPFIEALRQLSFSVGQENFCLIHVSLIPVLGVVGEQKTKPTQHSVRELRALGLTPHFLACRSAQPLLEATKAKLSQFCHVAAANILNIHDVPNIWHVPLLLRNQNAHHSILKQLNLTSVATEPDLDSWTKMAETFDNLTNHVKIAMVGKYIGLTDSYLSVVKALLHACIACSLKPHIEWIAASDLDEESEKSTPEAHAAAWKILKSAECILVPGGFGDRGVNGMVLAAKYARDNKIPYLGICLGMQIAVIEFARSVLGLERANSTEFDAQTPDPVVIFMPEGSRTHMGSTMRLGSRRTHLQNRDSLTSKLYGDVCYLDERHRHRYEVNPEVAQVLEEAGLRLVGKDDTGKRVEVIEFQDHPFYVGVQFHPEFKSRPTRPSPLFLGFILAARKLLQAHLRN
- the LOC104737317 gene encoding CTP synthase-like isoform X2; the encoded protein is MERSLYSMMVERFSCFLYTLHYYCFVDLDLGNYERFLDVTLTKDNNITTGKIYQSVLDKERKGDYLGKTVQVVPHITDAIKGWIESVSLIPVDGKEGQADVCVIELGGTVGDIESMPFIEALRQLSFSVGQENFCLIHVSLIPVLGVVGEQKTKPTQHSVRELRALGLTPHFLACRSAQPLLEATKAKLSQFCHVAAANILNIHDVPNIWHVPLLLRNQNAHHSILKQLNLTSVATEPDLDSWTKMAETFDNLTNHVKIAMVGKYIGLTDSYLSVVKALLHACIACSLKPHIEWIAASDLDEESEKSTPEAHAAAWKILKSAECILVPGGFGDRGVNGMVLAAKYARDNKIPYLGICLGMQIAVIEFARSVLGLERANSTEFDAQTPDPVVIFMPEGSRTHMGSTMRLGSRRTHLQNRDSLTSKLYGDVCYLDERHRHRYEVNPEVAQVLEEAGLRLVGKDDTGKRVEVIEFQDHPFYVGVQFHPEFKSRPTRPSPLFLGFILAARKLLQAHLRN